The Euphorbia lathyris chromosome 3, ddEupLath1.1, whole genome shotgun sequence genome contains a region encoding:
- the LOC136221555 gene encoding glyoxylase I 4 codes for MKENMGNPLHLKSLNHISLVCRSVEESIDFYQNVLGFIPIRRPGSFDFDGAWLFGYGIGIHLLQSEDPSNLRKKGEINPKDNHISFQCESMGAVEKKLKEMEIKHVRAMVEEGGIYVEQLFFHDPDGFMIEICNCDNLPVVPLGGEIARTCSRVNLQKLQMEKIHQVVQQ; via the exons ATGAAGGAGAATATGGGAAACCCCCTTCATCTGAAGTCGTTGAACCACATATCGCTTGTGTGCAGATCAGTTGAGGAATCCATTGATTTTTATCAGAATGTTCTTGGATTTATCCCGATAAGGAGGCCTGGATCTTTTGATTTCGATGGAGCTTG GTTGTTTGGGTACGGAATTGGAATACACTTGTTGCAGTCGGAAGATCCGTCGAACCTACGAAAGAAAGGTGAAATTAATCCGAAAGATAATCATATTTCGTTCCAGTGCGAGAGCATGGGAGCAGTGGAAAAGAAGCTGAAAGAAATGGAGATAAAGCATGTAAGAGCAATGGTAGAGGAAGGAGGAATCTATGTGGAACAGCTGTTTTTTCATGACCCAGATGGGTTCATGATTGAAATATGCAATTGCGATAATCTACCAGTGGTGCCTCTGGGTGGCGAAATAGCAAGGACTTGCTCTCGAGTTAACCTCCAAAAATTGCAGATGGAGAAGATCCACCAAGTGGTTCAGCAGTAG